In Streptomyces sp. SID8374, one genomic interval encodes:
- a CDS encoding ATP-binding protein, which yields MSGRTDSKRFRVRRDSIPAARRHVRTVLVGWKLGGLVDDASLIASELATNVIAHAKGTGDYFELGFRRRDGVLILEVADSYQWLMPELRKPADDETSGRGLLIVDALAERWGVHPRNPGKTVWAQLPAGARLL from the coding sequence GTGTCCGGGCGCACAGACAGCAAGAGGTTCCGGGTCCGCAGGGACTCCATCCCCGCCGCTCGGCGGCACGTCAGAACGGTCCTGGTCGGGTGGAAACTCGGCGGCCTGGTGGACGACGCGTCGCTGATCGCCAGCGAGTTGGCCACCAATGTCATCGCCCACGCCAAGGGCACCGGCGACTACTTCGAGTTGGGGTTCCGGCGCCGGGATGGCGTGCTGATCCTGGAGGTCGCCGACTCCTACCAGTGGCTGATGCCGGAACTCCGTAAGCCCGCCGACGACGAGACCTCCGGCCGGGGCCTGCTCATCGTCGACGCGCTCGCCGAGCGGTGGGGCGTACACCCGCGTAACCCCGGCAAGACCGTCTGGGCCCAACTGCCCGCCGGAGCGCGGCTCCTGTGA